A single Pseudomonadota bacterium DNA region contains:
- a CDS encoding outer membrane beta-barrel protein — MKKYLIAGAAFIASLSSSAFAANFTGPYAGVVLGPNVFQSGYSQSAAANGGGATKANSTNTLFNYGLVAGYGSTFGQYYVGGELTFSTQTGETKYNATSAANTGNAYATIKETYSINPVVRLGAMIAPKTLAFVKLGAAGTQIKVNAQPFTTPALSTTYKKTLWGYSMGLGMETLVTDSVSIRADFTHNIYPTKTFTIANGANATNQGKISPRDNIVRIGASYHFSL, encoded by the coding sequence ATGAAAAAATATCTTATTGCAGGCGCTGCATTCATTGCGTCTCTTTCCTCATCAGCTTTTGCTGCTAATTTCACAGGCCCTTATGCGGGTGTTGTACTTGGACCAAATGTGTTTCAAAGTGGATATTCTCAAAGTGCTGCAGCTAACGGGGGCGGCGCTACTAAAGCAAATTCCACCAATACACTTTTTAATTATGGCCTCGTTGCAGGGTATGGATCTACTTTTGGTCAATACTATGTTGGTGGAGAACTCACATTCTCAACACAAACTGGTGAAACAAAATACAATGCTACAAGTGCAGCCAATACTGGGAATGCATATGCAACGATTAAGGAAACCTACTCCATTAATCCAGTTGTTCGTCTCGGTGCCATGATTGCTCCAAAAACATTGGCTTTCGTAAAGCTTGGTGCTGCTGGAACTCAAATAAAGGTCAATGCTCAACCTTTCACCACACCTGCTCTCTCCACAACCTATAAAAAGACTTTGTGGGGTTACTCAATGGGTCTTGGCATGGAAACTCTTGTTACTGACAGTGTCTCTATTCGTGCTGACTTTACCCACAACATCTATCCAACCAAAACATTTACGATTGCAAATGGAGCGAATGCAACCAACCAAGGAAAAATTTCTCCACGGGATAACATTGTTCGTATTGGCGCTTCCTACCATTTTAGTCTCTAA
- a CDS encoding M48 family metalloprotease, producing MNSLFCVLTLQKFRCFLGAFFFFLIAALTLAPEVWSVFDFKKGVVIRDSETEHMLKAYIDPLFKVAGLKPGEEKIIIIIDPEMNAAAMAGQMMIINTGFLLQSKTVWDVIGVLAHETGHIAGNHISRREDSFQKILNPALLTGLVGTAAGLFLGGIEGGAAAALGAAQIAERSLLQYNRGQEASADQSALRYLNELHWSPQGLLNTFEELSGQELLLTNNQDPYVRTHPLTQERLDTMKRAVENSPYKNVSPPAHFEEMFKRVHVKLFAFLSPPAQVLSKFSEKDQSLEAHYARSIAYLKLNQTNNALKEINILLHDFPEDPFFLEMKGQILFMAGRIQEAIPPYEKAVSLRPEDASLKLAFAQTLLEDQTSQFLKKARVILEEVLTKDPDEAIAWRLKAIALGRENKIGLAALALSEYALRAGDIKQATLQIEKALKNLSRKDPAFLRAQDIKNTLDLPVIKDKITP from the coding sequence ATGAATTCTCTGTTTTGCGTTTTAACCCTTCAAAAATTTCGATGTTTTTTAGGTGCTTTTTTCTTCTTTTTGATAGCAGCACTCACATTGGCGCCAGAGGTATGGAGTGTCTTTGATTTTAAAAAAGGGGTTGTTATTAGAGATAGCGAAACAGAACATATGCTCAAAGCTTATATTGATCCTCTTTTTAAAGTTGCAGGCCTCAAACCAGGTGAAGAAAAAATTATTATCATTATTGACCCAGAAATGAACGCTGCCGCCATGGCAGGTCAAATGATGATTATTAACACTGGTTTTTTGCTGCAATCAAAGACGGTCTGGGATGTGATCGGGGTTCTTGCCCATGAAACAGGCCATATTGCTGGAAATCATATTTCCAGACGGGAAGATAGCTTTCAGAAAATTTTAAATCCTGCTCTTTTAACGGGGCTTGTCGGAACAGCTGCCGGTCTTTTTTTAGGAGGCATTGAAGGAGGCGCTGCAGCGGCTCTTGGTGCAGCTCAAATTGCAGAAAGAAGCCTTCTTCAATACAATAGAGGGCAAGAAGCTTCTGCGGACCAATCTGCATTGCGTTACCTTAATGAACTCCATTGGAGCCCTCAAGGCCTCCTCAATACATTTGAAGAGCTCTCGGGGCAAGAACTTCTCCTCACAAACAATCAAGATCCTTATGTAAGAACCCACCCCCTCACGCAAGAACGTCTTGATACCATGAAGCGGGCTGTTGAAAACTCTCCTTATAAAAATGTTTCTCCGCCGGCACATTTTGAAGAAATGTTTAAACGTGTTCATGTAAAACTCTTCGCATTTCTGTCGCCCCCCGCTCAAGTTTTAAGCAAATTTTCAGAAAAAGATCAAAGTTTAGAAGCACATTATGCAAGATCGATTGCTTACTTAAAACTCAATCAAACAAACAATGCGCTTAAAGAAATCAATATTCTTCTGCATGACTTTCCAGAAGATCCTTTTTTCCTAGAAATGAAAGGCCAAATTCTTTTTATGGCAGGTCGCATCCAAGAAGCCATTCCTCCTTATGAGAAAGCCGTTTCCTTAAGACCTGAAGATGCGTCTTTAAAACTTGCATTTGCTCAAACGCTCCTTGAAGACCAAACCTCTCAGTTTCTCAAAAAGGCACGTGTCATTCTTGAAGAGGTTTTAACAAAAGATCCTGATGAAGCAATTGCATGGCGGCTTAAAGCCATCGCTTTAGGACGCGAAAATAAAATTGGCTTAGCCGCCTTAGCACTAAGTGAATATGCTTTGCGTGCCGGAGACATAAAACAAGCAACACTTCAAATTGAAAAAGCGCTTAAAAATCTTTCTAGGAAAGATCCTGCTTTCTTAAGAGCTCAGGATATTAAAAACACACTTGATTTACCTGTCATAAAAGATAAAATAACGCCTTAA
- a CDS encoding TonB-dependent receptor, translating to MAFFFIKYVRPLGEKMDIKPSFRTLFYGSFLFFVSQEISATSSQPYPLFKMPVVSVRAHKNPFYLKKSNDVRVLKKENGFSNEHRFETIFENISALNSLETGSLGGASFVAFPGGRPSGTLVLWEDLTLNDPASLSGTFDFSTLGMDAFEGIEMFQGNDPTVGTAGTGGTIKLFTSSLDKKTPYDSMVRVEGGSNGFAFLEGRQRTSFKKGALKIGGMGLRTDGASIGKSPLLRKRIGYESISFDAQGKFQLKEKTSASFFLKETEDRLQDLYDIKGHVSTWSHLGALSMYTENEAKDTMHRFGISESLLIRRSFAFPMIKTRGEREEIRYALTHFINSKCMLMGGGGLFQEGFNENGFKKSRLSKYGFLSQTSEIFPKLDFTTGARVEENNRKSSPLFAFKTGISYTSEKLINSLTFDLAQKNPSLYELFASNVYAQGDPTLKPEKAYGLQAVTLRKEAFSQTDLGLRFFERWFSKSIIGTMKNGKTFYASAPLYRAQGIEPFWASKIGKKLTFQGEFTYTDLKRKKNAISPVILTPPFKATGSLIYMLQESTATQESVSFSLKGRYLHYKNTQIKKPTSFTIFDAGVDWYVDAQKKIYIEFKNILNTQYRTQIDPNIRGEPFSFRVGVQFKF from the coding sequence CTGTTGTGTCTGTCCGGGCTCATAAAAATCCTTTTTATTTAAAAAAATCAAATGATGTTCGTGTTCTTAAAAAAGAGAATGGGTTTTCGAATGAACATCGTTTTGAAACGATCTTTGAAAATATTTCCGCTTTAAATTCTTTGGAAACTGGGAGTTTGGGCGGTGCGTCCTTTGTTGCTTTTCCAGGGGGACGCCCTTCTGGCACGCTTGTTTTGTGGGAAGATTTAACTCTAAATGATCCTGCAAGCCTCTCGGGTACTTTTGATTTTTCAACACTTGGTATGGACGCCTTTGAGGGTATTGAAATGTTTCAAGGGAACGATCCAACTGTTGGGACCGCTGGGACGGGCGGGACGATAAAATTATTTACATCCTCTTTAGATAAGAAAACACCTTATGATTCAATGGTAAGAGTTGAAGGTGGCTCAAATGGGTTTGCTTTTTTAGAAGGGCGACAAAGAACTTCTTTCAAGAAGGGTGCTCTAAAAATTGGAGGCATGGGGCTTAGGACTGATGGTGCATCAATTGGAAAAAGCCCTCTTTTGCGTAAACGTATAGGTTACGAATCCATCTCTTTTGATGCACAAGGAAAATTTCAACTTAAAGAAAAAACAAGCGCTTCTTTTTTTTTAAAAGAAACCGAAGATCGGCTTCAAGATCTTTATGACATAAAAGGGCATGTTTCAACCTGGAGCCATTTAGGGGCTTTAAGTATGTATACTGAAAATGAAGCAAAAGATACGATGCATCGTTTTGGAATATCTGAGAGTCTTTTAATTCGACGTTCTTTTGCGTTTCCAATGATTAAAACGAGAGGAGAACGTGAAGAAATACGATATGCTCTTACGCATTTTATAAATTCTAAATGCATGCTCATGGGGGGAGGAGGACTCTTTCAAGAGGGGTTTAATGAAAATGGATTTAAAAAAAGCCGCCTTTCTAAATATGGGTTCTTATCACAAACTTCCGAAATTTTTCCAAAATTAGACTTTACAACAGGCGCGCGTGTTGAAGAAAATAATAGAAAGTCTTCTCCTCTTTTTGCGTTTAAAACAGGAATTTCATATACCTCAGAAAAGCTCATAAATAGCTTAACTTTTGATCTCGCTCAAAAAAATCCCTCTCTTTATGAACTGTTTGCATCCAATGTTTATGCTCAGGGAGATCCTACTTTAAAACCTGAAAAAGCTTATGGCCTTCAAGCTGTTACTTTAAGAAAAGAGGCTTTTTCACAGACGGATCTAGGACTTCGTTTTTTTGAGCGCTGGTTTTCAAAAAGCATCATCGGAACGATGAAGAATGGAAAGACTTTTTATGCTTCTGCACCTCTTTATCGTGCTCAAGGAATAGAGCCTTTTTGGGCTTCAAAGATTGGAAAAAAACTCACATTTCAAGGAGAGTTTACCTATACTGATCTAAAGAGGAAAAAAAATGCAATTTCTCCTGTGATCCTTACACCGCCTTTTAAAGCAACTGGATCTTTGATTTATATGTTACAAGAATCAACAGCGACACAAGAATCTGTTTCTTTTTCTTTAAAGGGGCGATATTTACATTATAAAAATACGCAAATTAAAAAACCAACGTCTTTTACCATTTTTGATGCAGGAGTTGATTGGTATGTGGATGCTCAAAAGAAAATTTATATAGAGTTTAAAAATATATTAAATACACAATATCGGACTCAAATTGATCCAAATATAAGAGGAGAGCCTTTTTCCTTTCGGGTTGGCGTCCAATTCAAGTTTTAA
- a CDS encoding DsbA family protein yields the protein MPSKLLLLTLLTAVSVFNFFSQNAFADQPSMTSCSLSSQAIEKAVLNLLDKNPKIVLTALKKAVEQEEKEKLLTQERLIQSHKADLLKAHAFLPTSGNSNGDIKIVAFFDYQCGYCKKSEQTLADALKKDPNIQIIYKEMPIFGKDSEILAQMALSSHLQGKYACLHHSFMTHKGPLTESVGLDLAKKCDVDPVKLQKDMNSESIKKVVSQNKQLAETLQIEAAPFFIVGEKIVPGYLSPETLQKTISEQRRPSKLALSSESAT from the coding sequence ATGCCCTCTAAACTCTTGCTCTTGACTCTTTTAACAGCTGTGTCTGTCTTTAATTTCTTTTCCCAAAACGCCTTTGCAGACCAACCTTCAATGACTTCCTGCTCCCTTTCTTCTCAAGCAATTGAAAAAGCCGTTCTTAACCTTCTTGATAAAAATCCTAAAATTGTTTTAACAGCTCTTAAAAAAGCTGTAGAGCAAGAAGAAAAAGAAAAACTTCTCACGCAAGAACGACTTATCCAAAGCCATAAAGCAGATCTTTTAAAAGCCCACGCTTTTCTTCCAACTTCGGGAAACTCAAATGGGGATATTAAAATTGTTGCCTTTTTTGACTATCAGTGTGGCTATTGCAAAAAATCCGAGCAAACTCTTGCCGATGCTCTTAAAAAAGATCCCAATATCCAAATTATTTATAAAGAAATGCCCATTTTTGGAAAAGATTCTGAAATTCTAGCACAAATGGCCCTTTCTTCCCATTTACAAGGAAAATATGCGTGTCTTCACCATTCTTTTATGACGCATAAGGGCCCCTTGACTGAATCTGTAGGCTTGGATTTGGCCAAAAAATGTGATGTGGATCCCGTTAAATTACAAAAAGATATGAATTCTGAAAGCATTAAAAAAGTGGTCTCTCAAAATAAACAGCTTGCAGAAACGCTTCAAATAGAGGCCGCGCCTTTTTTCATTGTTGGTGAAAAAATTGTTCCTGGATACCTCTCTCCCGAGACACTTCAGAAAACGATTTCTGAACAAAGGAGACCTTCCAAATTGGCTCTCTCCTCGGAATCAGCGACGTAA